The Palleronia sp. THAF1 genome window below encodes:
- a CDS encoding (deoxy)nucleoside triphosphate pyrophosphohydrolase codes for MKIVLVSAVALIDRDGRVLLAQRPEGKSMAGLWEFPGGKVEPDERPEDALIRELQEELGIDTWASCLAPLTFASHAYDDFHLLMPLFACRKWEGTPQPQEGQALKWVHPRDMRDYPMPPADLPLIPILRDWL; via the coding sequence GTGAAGATCGTACTCGTTTCTGCCGTCGCCCTGATCGACCGCGATGGTCGCGTGCTTCTGGCGCAGCGCCCCGAAGGCAAGTCGATGGCGGGCCTGTGGGAGTTTCCAGGCGGCAAGGTCGAACCCGATGAACGCCCCGAAGACGCTCTGATCCGCGAGTTGCAGGAAGAGCTGGGAATCGACACCTGGGCCTCTTGCCTTGCCCCGCTGACCTTCGCCAGCCACGCCTACGATGACTTCCACCTGCTTATGCCTCTTTTCGCCTGTCGCAAATGGGAAGGCACACCCCAGCCGCAAGAAGGCCAAGCACTGAAGTGGGTTCACCCGCGCGACATGCGCGATTATCCTATGCCGCCTGCCGATCTGCCCCTGATCCCGATTTTGCGCGACTGGCTTTAG
- the argJ gene encoding bifunctional glutamate N-acetyltransferase/amino-acid acetyltransferase ArgJ, producing MPTLSPLAPASFPDLPVIDGVRFASVAAGVRYKGRTDVMLALCDPGTVVAGVFTRSSTRSANVLDCEAKIGGDGDGAAIIVNSGNSNAFTGKAGDESVARICAAVAGRTGLDRNRVFTSSTGVIGERLPDDRITGALDDLMNGLAPNGISGAAQAIMTTDTFPKGSVQEVQIDGQTVRIAGIAKGSGMIAPDMATMLVYIFTDAKIERALLQDMVSALNDRTFNCITVDGDTSTSDTLLMAATGRSAAVTARGGAFEDALHAVMLDLSHQVVRDGEGATKFVEVAVTGADSDADARKVASSIANSPLVKTAIAGEDPNWGRIVMAVGKSGAKADRDRLSIRFGDIEVARDGWVSPDYAEEKGAAYMKAQDLVICVDMGLGDGTATMWTCDLTHAYIQINADYRS from the coding sequence ATGCCCACCCTCTCGCCGCTGGCGCCCGCCTCCTTCCCCGACCTGCCGGTCATCGACGGGGTGCGCTTCGCCAGTGTCGCGGCGGGCGTGCGCTACAAGGGCCGCACCGATGTGATGCTGGCCCTGTGCGATCCGGGAACCGTGGTGGCGGGCGTCTTCACACGTTCGTCAACCCGTTCCGCCAACGTGCTGGATTGCGAGGCGAAGATCGGTGGCGACGGAGACGGCGCTGCGATCATCGTGAACAGCGGCAACTCCAATGCCTTCACCGGCAAAGCGGGCGACGAGTCGGTGGCGCGGATCTGCGCCGCCGTTGCGGGCCGCACGGGATTGGATCGCAATCGCGTCTTCACCTCCTCCACCGGCGTGATCGGCGAGCGTTTGCCCGACGACCGCATCACGGGCGCGCTGGACGACCTGATGAATGGGCTGGCACCGAACGGCATCAGCGGCGCAGCACAGGCTATCATGACGACGGACACCTTCCCCAAGGGATCTGTCCAAGAGGTGCAGATCGACGGTCAGACCGTGCGCATCGCGGGCATCGCCAAGGGGTCCGGCATGATCGCGCCAGATATGGCAACGATGCTGGTCTACATCTTCACCGACGCGAAGATCGAGCGCGCGCTATTGCAGGACATGGTATCGGCGCTGAATGACCGGACGTTCAACTGCATTACGGTGGACGGCGACACCTCTACCTCTGACACTCTTCTCATGGCCGCCACCGGGCGCAGCGCTGCTGTGACGGCGCGCGGCGGCGCTTTTGAGGATGCGCTGCACGCCGTCATGCTGGACCTGTCGCATCAGGTCGTGCGCGACGGCGAAGGGGCGACGAAGTTCGTCGAAGTCGCCGTGACGGGTGCGGATAGCGACGCCGATGCGCGCAAGGTGGCCAGTTCCATCGCCAATTCACCATTGGTGAAGACCGCTATTGCCGGAGAGGATCCCAACTGGGGTCGGATCGTCATGGCCGTCGGCAAGTCCGGCGCAAAGGCCGACCGCGACCGCCTGTCGATCCGCTTCGGCGACATAGAAGTCGCGCGCGACGGTTGGGTCAGCCCGGACTACGCCGAGGAAAAAGGCGCGGCCTACATGAAGGCGCAGGACCTAGTGATCTGCGTGGACATGGGGCTGGGCGACGGTACAGCGACCATGTGGACCTGCGATCTGACCCATGCCTATATCCAGATCAACGCGGACTACCGCTCGTGA
- a CDS encoding COG4223 family protein has protein sequence MSETETTETSQDTPSQASEPTATKSSGGGGSVLAVLLGGVLAGGIGYLAAYYTEFGLFQTGDADGSDEISTLIEEQIARLNDVESRLEGVGDTSAVDAVQSEVQSVNEQLGGLASRLEGIEGASGPDLTPLDERLSSLEEQIGQLSQQIGNPEATETDATQSQQLADLTSELDALSARIEEQSATLEEQTAAIEEARTAAQSEANRIAAQSAIAGIRTAIESGESYADSIGALESSSDMTAPEALSASAADGVATLASLQDSFPAASRDALSASVAETAGDSPVDRFGAFLRAQTNARSLGEREGDDPDAILSRAEARLSEGDLQATLTELQALPEEGRAAMSDWIERAQTREAAKSALSELSAS, from the coding sequence GTGAGCGAGACCGAGACCACCGAAACGTCGCAGGATACGCCCAGCCAGGCGTCCGAACCGACGGCTACGAAGTCTTCTGGCGGCGGAGGGTCCGTTCTGGCCGTCTTGCTCGGCGGCGTTCTGGCGGGCGGGATCGGCTATCTTGCCGCCTATTATACAGAGTTCGGCCTGTTCCAAACCGGCGACGCCGACGGATCGGACGAGATCTCGACCCTGATCGAAGAGCAGATCGCGCGTCTGAACGATGTCGAATCGCGTCTGGAAGGTGTCGGCGACACCAGCGCCGTCGATGCCGTGCAGTCCGAAGTGCAAAGCGTGAATGAACAACTTGGTGGTCTTGCGTCGCGCCTTGAGGGGATCGAAGGCGCATCCGGTCCCGATCTAACGCCGCTGGATGAGCGGCTTTCTTCGCTGGAAGAGCAGATCGGTCAACTCAGCCAGCAGATCGGCAACCCCGAAGCGACCGAGACGGACGCGACTCAATCGCAGCAGCTGGCAGACCTGACTTCGGAGCTTGATGCGCTGAGCGCCCGGATCGAGGAGCAGTCCGCCACTCTGGAAGAGCAGACCGCCGCCATCGAAGAGGCGCGCACCGCCGCGCAAAGCGAAGCGAACCGCATCGCCGCCCAAAGTGCCATCGCAGGCATTCGAACGGCCATCGAAAGCGGCGAAAGCTACGCTGACTCGATCGGCGCGCTGGAGTCCTCTTCCGACATGACCGCGCCCGAAGCGCTGTCTGCGTCGGCTGCTGATGGCGTTGCGACGCTGGCGTCGCTGCAGGATAGCTTCCCCGCTGCATCCCGCGATGCACTCTCCGCATCGGTGGCTGAAACCGCCGGTGACAGCCCGGTGGATCGCTTTGGCGCCTTTTTGCGCGCGCAGACCAACGCCCGTTCTTTGGGCGAGCGCGAGGGCGACGATCCCGACGCGATCCTGTCCCGCGCCGAAGCGCGCCTGTCCGAAGGCGACCTGCAGGCAACACTGACCGAACTGCAGGCTCTGCCCGAAGAGGGCCGCGCCGCCATGTCGGACTGGATCGAGCGTGCGCAGACACGTGAAGCCGCCAAGTCCGCCCTGTCCGAACTTTCCGCATCCTGA
- a CDS encoding uroporphyrinogen-III synthase: MTRPLPAAQRFARMLRRAGATDPILFSPIIRIELTGQGALPAGTLVFTSENGVHAAAAMGALVGRDVIAVGPRTAASARAQGARVTVGSGDVQTLAEMLIAQAGGPFVHLHGAHVTGDLVGNLRAAGLQAAARVIYNQTPHALTEAARNALKSDRPSVLPLFSAKSAEWVAQDLAEQPSKTLMVALSAQVRESWPWSGAALVAERTEIGGMCAAVMQAVSGRTGEGE; encoded by the coding sequence TTGACCCGCCCTCTTCCTGCCGCGCAGCGATTCGCGCGGATGTTGCGTCGGGCGGGTGCGACGGACCCGATCCTGTTTTCGCCCATCATTCGGATCGAATTGACCGGACAGGGCGCGCTGCCCGCTGGCACGCTGGTGTTCACCTCGGAAAATGGCGTCCACGCGGCGGCTGCGATGGGCGCTTTGGTGGGGCGGGACGTGATCGCCGTCGGCCCGCGCACCGCCGCTTCCGCCCGCGCGCAGGGGGCGCGGGTTACGGTTGGAAGCGGTGACGTGCAAACGCTGGCCGAAATGCTGATCGCCCAAGCAGGCGGGCCTTTCGTCCACCTGCACGGCGCGCATGTTACCGGCGATCTCGTCGGAAATCTGCGGGCCGCAGGACTTCAGGCCGCCGCCCGTGTGATCTACAACCAAACGCCGCATGCGCTGACAGAAGCTGCCCGCAACGCGCTTAAGTCCGACCGTCCCAGCGTCTTGCCGTTGTTCTCGGCAAAGTCCGCTGAATGGGTTGCGCAGGACCTTGCAGAGCAGCCTTCGAAAACGCTCATGGTTGCGCTGAGCGCGCAGGTGCGGGAAAGCTGGCCATGGTCAGGTGCGGCACTAGTTGCTGAAAGAACCGAAATCGGCGGTATGTGCGCTGCCGTGATGCAGGCCGTCAGCGGCCGAACGGGTGAAGGGGAATGA
- a CDS encoding peptidylprolyl isomerase: MPKLRTLAALLALSTAMPAFAQDATQDASTVVATVNGTDITLGHMIAMRARLPQQYQGLEDQVLYDGILEQLVQQTALGAQADGLSTRGELTIENERRALVAGEVIQRLAADAVTEEQVQAAYDAEYGGVEPTTEYNASHILVETEEEAQALIEELDGGADFAELAIANSTGPSGPSGGELGWFGAGAMVGPFDAAVQEMEVGAVAGPVETQFGWHVIKLNDTREEAVPSLEEVRADIEGQLQIEAIEGLATSAVEDAEMTEAETEIDPAIIRNDALLD, encoded by the coding sequence ATGCCGAAACTCCGCACGCTCGCCGCCCTACTGGCGCTGTCCACCGCCATGCCGGCCTTCGCCCAAGATGCGACGCAGGACGCCAGCACCGTCGTTGCCACCGTCAACGGCACCGACATCACGCTGGGCCACATGATCGCCATGCGCGCCCGCTTGCCGCAGCAGTATCAGGGGCTGGAGGATCAGGTCCTGTACGACGGTATTTTGGAGCAGTTGGTGCAGCAGACCGCCCTTGGTGCGCAGGCCGACGGCCTGTCCACCCGCGGTGAGCTGACGATCGAGAACGAGCGTCGCGCGCTGGTTGCCGGGGAAGTGATCCAGCGTTTGGCTGCAGACGCCGTGACCGAAGAGCAGGTGCAGGCCGCCTATGACGCCGAATATGGCGGCGTGGAGCCGACGACCGAATACAACGCCAGCCACATCCTGGTGGAGACAGAGGAAGAGGCGCAGGCGTTGATCGAAGAGTTGGACGGCGGCGCAGACTTCGCCGAACTGGCGATCGCGAACTCCACTGGCCCCTCAGGCCCCTCGGGTGGCGAGCTGGGCTGGTTCGGCGCTGGCGCGATGGTCGGCCCGTTCGATGCTGCCGTGCAAGAGATGGAAGTCGGCGCGGTTGCCGGTCCGGTCGAGACGCAGTTCGGCTGGCATGTGATCAAGCTGAACGATACGCGTGAAGAAGCCGTGCCGTCGCTGGAAGAAGTGCGCGCCGACATCGAAGGGCAGTTGCAGATCGAAGCCATCGAAGGCCTGGCCACCAGCGCCGTCGAGGATGCCGAGATGACCGAGGCCGAGACAGAGATCGACCCGGCGATCATCCGTAACGACGCCCTTCTGGACTAA
- the tsaD gene encoding tRNA (adenosine(37)-N6)-threonylcarbamoyltransferase complex transferase subunit TsaD, translated as MTPLILGIESSCDDTAAAVLRGRDILSTVVSSQTDLHADFGGVVPEIAARAHVEKLDLCVESALAQAGVGLHDLDAVAVTAGPGLIGGVMSGVMCAKGIAAATGLPLIGVNHLAGHALTPRLTDNVAYPYLMLLVSGGHCQFLRVDSAERFTRLGGTIDDAPGEAFDKVAKLLGLPQPGGPAVEAAARDGDPTAFRFPRPLLDRDGCDLSFSGLKTAVLRARDGALVNGALPSSVRADICAGFQAAVADVLAEKARRALLLCPDATAFAVAGGVAANGAVRTALEQVTPIPFLAPPLALCTDNAAMIAWVGSELFALGRRDGMDLPARPRWPLDEDAAPMLGSGKRGAKA; from the coding sequence ATGACCCCTTTGATCCTAGGCATCGAATCCAGTTGCGACGATACCGCCGCTGCCGTCCTGCGCGGTCGGGATATCCTGTCGACCGTCGTATCTTCGCAAACCGACCTGCACGCCGATTTCGGCGGTGTCGTGCCAGAGATCGCGGCGCGGGCGCATGTGGAAAAGCTGGACCTGTGCGTGGAGTCTGCACTGGCGCAGGCGGGTGTCGGACTGCACGATCTGGATGCCGTGGCGGTGACGGCCGGACCGGGGCTGATCGGTGGCGTGATGTCGGGCGTCATGTGCGCCAAGGGCATTGCCGCCGCGACGGGACTGCCGCTGATCGGGGTGAATCACCTTGCAGGCCACGCGCTGACACCGCGCCTGACCGATAACGTCGCCTATCCCTACCTGATGCTTCTGGTCTCCGGCGGGCACTGCCAATTCCTGCGCGTCGACAGCGCAGAACGCTTCACGCGGCTCGGCGGAACCATCGACGATGCACCGGGAGAGGCCTTCGACAAGGTTGCAAAGCTGCTGGGCTTGCCCCAGCCCGGCGGCCCCGCGGTCGAAGCGGCCGCGCGCGACGGCGATCCAACAGCCTTTCGCTTCCCGCGCCCCCTGCTGGACCGCGACGGCTGCGATCTGTCGTTCTCTGGCCTGAAGACCGCCGTTCTGCGCGCGCGGGACGGGGCGTTGGTCAATGGCGCCCTACCCTCATCCGTTCGTGCCGACATCTGCGCGGGGTTCCAAGCAGCGGTCGCCGATGTTCTGGCCGAGAAGGCGCGCCGCGCGCTGCTTCTGTGCCCCGATGCAACGGCTTTCGCGGTCGCGGGCGGCGTTGCGGCGAACGGCGCTGTTCGCACGGCGCTGGAACAGGTCACGCCGATCCCCTTCCTCGCCCCGCCATTGGCCCTGTGCACCGACAACGCCGCGATGATCGCCTGGGTGGGGTCGGAGTTGTTCGCCTTGGGCCGCCGAGATGGCATGGACCTTCCTGCTCGCCCCCGATGGCCGCTGGACGAGGACGCGGCACCGATGCTGGGATCGGGCAAGCGCGGCGCGAAGGCCTAG
- a CDS encoding heme biosynthesis protein HemY, with protein MLWSLIKVVVFFAIIGLLAVGAGQLLNADGSIRIAVANTEVTLGPLQAAIAAILLIVAVWITLKVLALIWALIRFLNGDETAVSRYFSRNREKKGLNALAEAMLALAAGEGKEAQAKAERAEKYLDRPDLTNLLIAQGAEMTGDTSKAEGVYKRLVQDDRTKFVGVRGLMKQQLQAGNSETALALAEKAFELKPKHEETQDTLLKLQAAKHDWAGARQTLGAKLKYGTLPRDVHKRRDAVLALSEAKDVVAEDSSIDVREKAIEANRKSPDLIPAAVMAARGYIRNNQERYATRVLKKAWEAQPHPDLAAAYADIAPNETPAQRVRRFSTLTRLKPDHPETKMLLAELQIANEDFPAARRALGDLATAQPTARAVTIMAAIERGEGADDAVVRGWLTRALTVSRGPQWVCDNCHTVHSEWGPICGNCGAFDTLSWTEPSEGTVAMPKQTEMLPLIVGQVEDKRTEVEDAEPVVVEEPKPDQTPAAAPVKHEEPAPDPAEEGVQTPPVSEDTHQDAVSVPEAEVIVPQDQRKEANSKAK; from the coding sequence ATGCTCTGGTCTCTCATCAAGGTCGTCGTCTTCTTTGCCATCATCGGTCTTCTGGCCGTAGGTGCGGGACAGCTGCTGAACGCCGACGGCTCGATCCGTATTGCTGTGGCAAATACCGAAGTCACGCTTGGGCCGCTTCAGGCCGCCATTGCAGCGATCCTTTTGATCGTTGCGGTCTGGATCACGCTGAAGGTTTTGGCGCTGATCTGGGCTCTGATTCGCTTCCTCAATGGGGATGAGACGGCCGTATCGCGCTATTTCTCACGCAACCGCGAGAAAAAGGGCCTGAACGCCTTGGCCGAAGCAATGCTGGCGCTGGCCGCGGGTGAGGGCAAGGAAGCGCAAGCCAAGGCAGAGCGTGCTGAAAAGTACCTCGACCGTCCCGATCTGACGAATCTGCTGATCGCGCAGGGTGCCGAGATGACGGGTGACACGTCGAAGGCCGAGGGCGTCTACAAGCGTCTTGTGCAGGACGACCGAACCAAGTTCGTCGGCGTGCGTGGCTTGATGAAGCAGCAATTACAGGCAGGCAATTCCGAGACAGCGCTGGCGCTGGCGGAGAAAGCGTTCGAACTGAAGCCCAAGCACGAAGAGACGCAGGACACCTTGCTGAAACTCCAGGCCGCCAAGCACGACTGGGCGGGTGCACGTCAGACCTTGGGCGCCAAGCTGAAGTACGGCACCCTGCCGCGCGATGTGCACAAGCGCCGCGATGCTGTGCTGGCGCTGTCAGAGGCAAAGGATGTCGTTGCCGAAGATTCCTCGATCGATGTGCGCGAGAAAGCGATCGAGGCGAACCGCAAGTCGCCGGACCTGATCCCGGCTGCCGTGATGGCCGCGCGCGGCTACATCCGCAACAACCAGGAACGCTACGCCACCCGCGTTTTGAAGAAAGCATGGGAAGCGCAGCCGCATCCAGACCTCGCCGCAGCATACGCCGACATCGCGCCGAACGAGACCCCTGCACAGCGCGTGCGCCGGTTCAGCACTTTGACGCGGCTCAAGCCCGATCACCCCGAAACCAAGATGCTTCTGGCCGAACTGCAGATCGCGAACGAAGATTTCCCCGCAGCACGTCGCGCGCTGGGCGATCTGGCAACGGCGCAGCCGACCGCGCGGGCGGTCACTATCATGGCCGCCATCGAGCGTGGCGAAGGTGCGGACGACGCAGTGGTACGCGGGTGGTTGACCCGTGCGCTGACCGTGTCGCGCGGCCCGCAATGGGTCTGCGACAACTGCCACACCGTGCATTCGGAATGGGGACCGATCTGCGGTAACTGCGGCGCGTTCGACACCCTGTCGTGGACGGAGCCGTCCGAGGGCACGGTCGCCATGCCCAAACAGACAGAGATGCTGCCGTTGATCGTCGGTCAGGTCGAAGACAAGCGCACCGAAGTCGAGGATGCAGAGCCGGTGGTTGTCGAGGAACCGAAGCCCGACCAGACGCCCGCCGCCGCACCGGTGAAGCACGAGGAACCCGCGCCCGATCCCGCCGAGGAAGGGGTGCAGACCCCGCCTGTCAGCGAGGACACGCATCAGGATGCCGTCAGCGTTCCCGAGGCGGAAGTGATTGTTCCGCAAGATCAGCGAAAAGAGGCGAACTCCAAGGCAAAGTAG
- a CDS encoding YrbL family protein, whose amino-acid sequence MLDDVSPPLVLKVIDLEYEIARLSPAKRFIRKWMPLSHHRMMIREASHQGRVAIKAGPCAPKIPLPQFRGLVQTSRGPGAVWEALTADNGTLAPTLSEEITRLGSVETFLPQINRLLEQILAFGILVLDFHPGNVVVSGWEDGPELVLIDGFGRQHLVPIREVFPRLGRKRLFAQCEIFARKTGCKWDPVARKFVGKASSG is encoded by the coding sequence ATGCTGGACGATGTGAGTCCGCCTTTGGTTCTTAAGGTCATTGATCTGGAATATGAGATCGCTCGGCTATCGCCCGCCAAACGCTTCATTCGGAAGTGGATGCCCCTGTCACATCATCGAATGATGATCCGGGAAGCGTCTCACCAAGGTCGGGTCGCGATTAAGGCTGGGCCGTGCGCGCCAAAGATTCCACTGCCCCAGTTCCGCGGGCTGGTTCAGACCAGTCGGGGGCCAGGAGCAGTCTGGGAGGCCCTTACGGCCGATAATGGAACCTTGGCGCCAACGCTGAGCGAAGAAATCACCCGGCTCGGCTCGGTCGAGACATTTCTTCCGCAGATCAATCGTCTTCTCGAACAGATACTGGCGTTCGGCATTCTTGTGCTCGATTTCCATCCGGGCAACGTTGTGGTGAGCGGCTGGGAGGATGGACCGGAATTAGTCCTGATCGACGGTTTCGGTCGGCAACACCTTGTTCCCATCCGCGAAGTGTTTCCACGCCTGGGTCGGAAAAGGCTGTTTGCGCAGTGCGAAATCTTCGCACGCAAGACGGGGTGTAAATGGGATCCCGTGGCGCGAAAGTTCGTCGGCAAGGCTTCTTCTGGCTAA